In a genomic window of Tripterygium wilfordii isolate XIE 37 chromosome 8, ASM1340144v1, whole genome shotgun sequence:
- the LOC120003276 gene encoding phosphatidylinositol 4-kinase gamma 4-like, with protein sequence MSSAGVAIAPVVSDTLLSPDYWNSYSGSFPDESILLYLSFSGSIMPMRVLESDSIESLKLQIQNFKGFVVRNQKLICAGRVLARSDSLVREYGVTDGNVLHLVLKLSDLLVIKVKTTSGKEFTFHVERGRDVGYVKQQIAEKEKGMVDLDEQEVVCDGEQLEDQKLIDDIVKENDAVIHLLVRKTVKVRARPVEKKVELSIVAPQSNKSKDNSADGEKSSRQYDVGEGNCRRGYEFDGEIVPRKPPDRDFMLEPIIINPKIELPSFIWDMIDATSDGLYCANSPIRSMEGTGGAYFMQDSLGQKFVSVFKPIDEEPNAMNNPRGLPLSQSSEGLKKGTRVGEGALREVAAYVLDHPRSGCRSFFGEKGFAGVPPTIMVECLHKGFNHPGDLKVKIGSLQMFMENSGSCEDMGPGAFPVQEVHKISVLDIRLANADRHAGNILLGKDEDGNMKLIPIDHGYCLPESFEDCTFDWLYWPQARQPYSDEIVDYIKSLDAEEDIALLKFHGWNIPLESARTLRISTMLLKKGAKRGLTPFAIGSIMCRQNVNKESVIEEIVHEALESMLPGTSEACFLETVSQIMDHHLDEIGGGLS encoded by the exons ATGTCGTCTGCTGGTGTTGCAATTGCTCCTGTTGTTAGTGACACCCTTTTGTCCCCGGATTATTGGAATTCATATTCTGGGTCTTTCCCTGATGAATCTATTTTGCTGTATCTTTCCTTTTCGGGATCTATTATGCCAATGCGGGTTTTGGAGTCCGATTCTATTGAGTCTCTGAAACTGCAAATTCAGAACTTTAAAGGGTTTGTGGTGAGGAACCAAAAGCTTATTTGTGCGGGACGAGTATTAGCCAGAAGTGACTCCCTTGTTCGCGAGTATGGGGTCACCGATGGGAATGTCCTACATTTGGTTCTTAAGCTCTCCGATCTTTTGGTTATTAAAGTTAAGACTACATCTGGGAAAGAATTTACATTCCATGTGGAGCGTGGTAGGGATGTTGGTTATGTTAAGCAGCAGATCGCAGAGAAGGAAAAGGGAATGGTTGATCTTGATGAGCAGGAAGTTGTTTGTGACGGAGAGCAGCTTGAGGACCAGAAGCTTATCGATGATATTGTGAAAGAGAATGATGCAGTGATACATTTGTTGGTAAGAAAAACTGTGAAAGTTCGGGCTAGGCCTGTTGAGAAGAAAGTTGAACTGTCTATTGTGGCTCCccaatcaaataaaagcaaagaCAACAGTGCTGATGGAGAGAAGAGTAGTAGACAGTATGATGTTGGTGAAGGAAATTGTAGGAGAGGATATGAATTTGATGGAGAGATTGTGCCGAGAAAGCCGCCTGATAGGGATTTTATGTTGGAGCCAATCATAATCAATCCCAAGATCGAATTGCCTTCATTCATTTGGGATATGATTGATGCTACCTCTGATGGATTATACTGTGCGAACTCTCCAATCAGGTCCATGGAAGGTACAGGAGGAGCTTACTTCATGCAGGATTCATTAGGTCAAAAGTTTGTTTCTGTTTTTAAGCCAATCGACGAGGAACCCAATGCCATGAACAATCCTCGTGGGTTGCCTTTATCTCAAAGTAGCGAAGGGTTAAAGAAGGGCACAAGAGTGGGGGAAGGAGCTTTGAGGGAAGTTGCAGCTTATGTTTTGGATCATCCAAGGAGTGGATGCCGCTCATTCTTTGGTGAGAAGGGTTTTGCTGGTGTCCCTCCCACTATTATGGTCGAGTGTTTGCATAAAGGATTCAACCATCCAGGAGATTTGAAAGTTAAGATTGGGTCGTTGCAGATGTTCATGGAGAATAGCGGGAGTTGTGAGGATATGGGTCCTGGTGCTTTCCCAGTGCAGGAAGTGCACAAGATTTCTGTATTGGATATAAGATTGGCTAATGCAGATAGGCATGCTGGGAATATTTTATTGGGAAAAGACGAAGATGGCAATATGAAGCTGATTCCAATTGATCATGGTTACTGCTTGCCTGAAAGT TTTGAAGACTGCACATTTGATTGGCTATATTGGCCTCAAGCTCGGCAACCTTACTCCGATGAGATCGTTGACTACATTAAATCATTGGACGCCGAGGAAGATATTGCTCTGCTGAAGTTCCATGGATGGAACATTCCCCTTGAAAGTGCCCGTACACTTCGAATCTCCACCATGCTGCTGAAGAAGGGGGCAAAAAGAGGGCTCACTCCATTTGCCATTGGAAGCATAATGTGCAGACAGAACGTGAACAAGGAATCTGTGATCGAGGAGATTGTTCACGAAGCGCTAGAATCAATGCTTCCCGGCACAAGTGAAGCTTGTTTCCTGGAAACTGTATCTCAAATCATGGATCATCACCTTGATGAGATTGGTGGAGGGTTATCTTAA